The Metabacillus schmidteae nucleotide sequence CAAAAAACTGCACTTCATCAATTTTGTTCACCAATATTTCGTCTACAATACTGTCTACGAAATAGTAGTTACTAGTTAATATATTCATTCGATTGGCTGAATTATAAAGAAAAACATTTTAAGAAGGTAGTGTTGAAATGTGATCCAAATTTTCAGAAAACAATGTATATTATAATGGATAAAGACACTTAAAACATAACTGTGGTCAAAAATAAAAAATAAAAGCCGCCCCACCTTATTTTGTTAAGATTATAAAGGAGGATTAGAATAACACTTTCTGCAAACAGGATAATATGACTCATTGCCACCAATCTTTATTTGTTCACCTGTGTACACAGGTTTTCCATTTTCAACTCTAAGTGCCATTATCGCTTTTCGTTCGCAAAACCAACAAATTGTTTTCATTTCTTCGATTTTGTCAGCATATAACAGCATATACTTACTACCTTCAAAGAGTTCATTTTGAAAATCATTTTTCAGCCCAAAACCCATGACTGGAATGTCTAGTTCATCTACAATCTTTGCGAGTTGAAGAATATGTTCTTTTTTCAAAAACTGACATTCATCTACTAAAATACACGCTGGCTTAAATTCATTTTCTATTACAATTGAATATATATTTGTCTCATCATGAATAGGAATAGCTTCTCGTCTAAGCCCAATTCTTGAAGAGACAATACCAACCTCATCACGAGTATCGACAGCCGATGTAAATATTAAAACATG carries:
- a CDS encoding thymidine kinase; the protein is MAQLFFKYGAMNSGKSIEILKVAHNYEEQNKHVLIFTSAVDTRDEVGIVSSRIGLRREAIPIHDETNIYSIVIENEFKPACILVDECQFLKKEHILQLAKIVDELDIPVMGFGLKNDFQNELFEGSKYMLLYADKIEEMKTICWFCERKAIMALRVENGKPVYTGEQIKIGGNESYYPVCRKCYSNPPL